One Thermococcus sp. JdF3 genomic window carries:
- a CDS encoding DUF302 domain-containing protein — MIEARLVFNGSFDEAEAKVKEALPQAGFAVVWEQDFTAVVKNKLGIDMPKYKTLGLCNAKIFYELWKRNEEIGMVAPCHLLLYEDGGKVHAKMAVPDEFWDEEVLAEPFNRVVELLKEIGFN, encoded by the coding sequence ATGATTGAGGCCAGGTTAGTGTTCAATGGGTCTTTCGATGAGGCCGAGGCCAAGGTGAAGGAGGCTCTTCCGCAGGCCGGCTTTGCTGTTGTCTGGGAGCAGGACTTCACGGCTGTTGTCAAGAACAAGCTCGGCATTGACATGCCGAAGTACAAGACGCTTGGCCTCTGCAATGCTAAAATCTTCTACGAGCTCTGGAAGAGAAACGAGGAGATCGGTATGGTTGCCCCGTGCCACCTGCTTCTGTACGAGGACGGTGGCAAAGTTCACGCGAAGATGGCAGTCCCTGATGAGTTCTGGGACGAGGAGGTTCTGGCAGAGCCGTTCAACAGGGTTGTGGAACTCCTGAAAGAGATTGGATTTAACTGA